ACTCCttattgattcattgattgatCTTAAAAATGTgcgaaaatgtcaaaaaatgcccATCATGATTCACTTAAGCAAACGTGGATGTCATCAAATTGTCGCTTTTGTCAAAAAAACTACTCAGTTTATAACCATGTGTGACAAcgtaaagcagcaaatcctcacacttAAActactgaaactgtaaaaatgtgttaaatgatGATTCGATCAAAATCAAAGTAGTTTCAGTTTAATTTTCTGTCgatcaactaattgatttatcgactaattgctgcagctctgtcactGTAGAACCAGTTTTAGCCACAGACAGCAGTCACATACAGTGTTTTACATAGCAGTGACTCGTGACTCGTGACTCTGCACCTCCTCTCCCGTTGCTATCACACTTTCAGTAGTTATCACGCACAGTCGCACACACACCGTCTCTGGCGATACAGTAAATGGTAAACAACACATTACGTAACTCACACAGAGGTAAGGAAGGAGCTAAATATAGACTGATGATCAGCAGTGAAATGTCACAAAGTACATGAAGTACAGTAAGTAAAGATTTCAACAACATCTGACTGAAAGCTTTAGTTACTCCTTACTTTTCAGATGGCAGGTTTCATACCCTCACAGTCTAGTGACAAACACAAATCTCCTGTCATGTGACAAACTGAAGGATGTCCCTTATGGGTTGAGAAAATGCTCCTACTTCTTAAAGCGGCAATTTGCATCTCTTATCTCTTTTGCTTTCTGTTAAAGCACCTGTTTCTTATAAACACATCATACGTTACTATCTTATGAAGAACAGGATCTGTCTGAACCATTTCAGTAATTTCCTGTGAAATTTCCCAAGTTTTTGATTGTTACCCAGAGTTTCATCAACAAACATTTTTACTAAAAACAACGATGAATACCAACCTTGTCGTCTATGGCGTCACCCTGCTCCTTTGTCAAAGCGATGATCCTGTTGATGATTTGCTCTGAGATGAAACGACAGCAAGGGGAAGTTTAAACAATGTGCTGAACAACATGATACTAAATCAGTTTTAGCAATATATAAGCAGTTATAGGGAATTAATATGAGTGGATGTTGATCTTATATTTGAAGATGAAAGGAACTTTCATCATTCAAATTAAGTTAACTATAAACTCTATTTAGCAGTGACATGTAATGAACGAGGAACAGTTTCTCACCGTCAGTGAGCTGTTCATCTTCCTCTTTCACTTCATGAACGATCCTCTCCAGTTCCTGTGACACCTTCTCATAGTAGGCGTACGTCGGTTCCACGCTGATGACAGCTGCAAAGCAAAAAAGATCCATTATTTGTAAGTCTACTAATGCAAAGGAATCATGCAGTAAAAGCTTTTTTACAACAGTAACGTGACCCAGATTTACATGAATCCATGTTACATTAACAGTGAGTCATATTATTAGTCACGCTTACATCACACAAATCAGGTCAATCTATTTAATCCTCAAACTCACCTTCAACTCTGGAGATGTCAGCAGTGTTGAGATCTTTATTTAGTCTTATCGTAGATCGCCGCCTTTTGGAGAATCTCCTCTTGATGGATTTTCTTCtagtggacttttttttttgtaaagtggCCGTCGTTGCTGGCAGGCAGTTGGTCACAGCGTCAGAGAGTGACTCTTCTGCTTTGACCACCGCGGGCATCTCTGACCGATtgtcctcatcttcatctttctcCTCGCTGTTCTTCCGAGAGAAAAAACCAACAAAGCTTTTCCAAAATGACGGCTTcttgttctttgatttcttcGGGGGTTTCTCTGGTTCTTCGGGAACCGTATCGGGCACACTTGCTGGAGGTTCGATTACAGAAAATGGACCGATATCCTCGTCG
This Pagrus major chromosome 6, Pma_NU_1.0 DNA region includes the following protein-coding sequences:
- the LOC140998372 gene encoding uncharacterized protein; this encodes METQTENQRPDSNNNGQLISVPHKDTIRLLEVFVTRSLSLNDGALGSKKERKDKWVTMPNRQRRHSSDPSIHLMELQGSSDEDIGPFSVIEPPASVPDTVPEEPEKPPKKSKNKKPSFWKSFVGFFSRKNSEEKDEDEDNRSEMPAVVKAEESLSDAVTNCLPATTATLQKKKSTRRKSIKRRFSKRRRSTIRLNKDLNTADISRVEAVISVEPTYAYYEKVSQELERIVHEVKEEDEQLTDEQIINRIIALTKEQGDAIDDKLKDNPTLSGFFQRMSYSSFQKLADAYLETEASPTHNPPTVPPTAPELIKLAFTYDFTAKIARLSRQNVGHITGLGNRYLEDRFEYKQACTDHPMSDSDS